A window of the Tiliqua scincoides isolate rTilSci1 chromosome 5, rTilSci1.hap2, whole genome shotgun sequence genome harbors these coding sequences:
- the LOC136653617 gene encoding olfactory receptor 6E1-like, whose protein sequence is MENKTDTVVRFILVGFTNIRWLQILLFFLLFITYLFTVVGNVLIIFITLSDHRLQTPMYFFLRNFSVLEISFISSSTPKVLYNLASGTYTISVAGCFAQAFFYFVVGTTEFFLLATMSFDRYVAICNPLRYTTIMNRQFCIQLVLGSWIFSFLYLIVPLILLFRLPFCGPNVINHFFCDNIPLIKLACTDTQTLELLDFLLATFSVLGTLTVTIVSYIKIISTIMRMPSTAGRQKAFSTCASHLTVVFITYGSCIFMYVKPSQSWGLDLSKTVGVLNNVISPLLNPFIYSLRNKQVKEALKDIAGQRTLFAVIPRC, encoded by the coding sequence ATGGAAAACAAGACTGACACAGTAGTTCGGTTTATCCTTGTAGGCTTCACCAATATTCGATGGCTTCAGATTCTACTCTTCTTTCTGCTTTTCATCACGTATCTCTTCACTGTGGTGGGGAACGTTCTGATCATCTTCATTACCCTGTCTGACCATCGACTCCagacccccatgtatttcttcctcagaAACTTCTCTGTCCTGGAAATTAGCTTCATCTCATCATCAACTCCCAAGGTCTTATACAACCTGGCCTCTGGCACCTATACAATTTCTGTGGCTGGCTGTTTTGCCCAAGCCTTTTTCTATTTTGTAGTAGGAACCACGGAGTTCTTTCTCCTGGCCACCATGTCCTTTGACAGGTACGTTGCCATCTGCAATCCCTTGCGCTACACAACCATCATGAACAGACAGTTCTGCATTCAGTTAGTTCTGGGTTCCTGGATATTCAGTTTCCTGTACCTCATCGTCCCTCTCATCTTGCTGTTTCGTCTCCCTTTCTGTGGTCCAAATGTCATTAATCACTTCTTTTGCGACAATATACCCTTGATAAAGCTTGCCTGCACCGACACACAAACCCTAGAACTGCTAGATTTTCTCCTCGCCACATTTAGTGTCCTGGGAACCCTCACTGTGACTATAGTATCCTACATTAAAATAATTTCTACCATCATGCGCATGCCCTCCACAGCTGGCAGGCAaaaagccttctccacttgtgCTTCTCATCTCACTGTGGTCTTCATCACCTATGGAAGCTGTATTTTCATGTATGTCAAGCCTAGTCAGAGTTGGGGGCTGGACCTCAGCAAGACGGTGGGTGTTCTGAACAATGTGATCTCTCCTCTACTCAACCCCTTCATTTACAGCTTGAGGAACAAGCAGGTCAAAGAGGCCCTGAAGGACATTGCTGGTCAGAGAACTCTATTTGCTGTAATCCCCAGATGCTAG
- the LOC136653618 gene encoding olfactory receptor 6E1-like yields the protein MTPQIRNCTTEDDFILLGFTNNQQLEIILFPLLIGTYLLTIFGNMVIIVITLVDPQLDTPMYFFLRHFAVVEIGFTTTIIPKTLANMATGHNTITFFDCFTQGFLYFALATTEFFLLAVMSVDRYVAICNPLRYSAIMNGQICTLLVLCSWVWGFFLIMGPTVALFQMPYCGPNIINHFFCDNGPVIKLASADTRLLELIDFLIATLSVLGTLAVNVVSYINIVTTIMRMPSATGRKKAFSTCAFHIFVVSITYGSCIFLYIKPNGTSHLDFRKPVAILNTIVSPLLNPFIYCLRNKQVHVALRTVLRKLSV from the coding sequence ATGACGCCCCAAATAAGGAATTGCACCACAGAGGACGACTTCATTCTTCTGGGCTTTACTAACAATCAGCAACTTGAAATCATACTTTTCCCCCTACTCATAGGCACATACCTGTTAACCATCTTTGGGAACATGGTCATTATTGTCATCACACTGGTGGATCCCCAGCTGGACACCCCCATGTATTTTTTCCTGCGCCATTTTGCTGTCGTAGAGATTGGATTCACCACCACAATCATCCCCAAAACACTGGCCAACATGGCAACAGGCCATAACACTATAACATTCTTTGATTGCTTCACACAGGGCTTTCTGTACTTTGCGCTGGCAACAACAGAGTTTTTCCTGCTGGCAGTAATGTCTGTTGACAGATACGTGGCCATCTGCAACCCTTTGCGCTACTCAGCCATAATGAACGGTCAAATCTGCACGTTGCTGGTGCTTTGCTCTTGGGTATGGGGTTTCTTCCTCATAATGGGTCCTACAGTTGCATTATTTCAGATGCCATATTGTGGTCCTAACATCATCAACCATTTTTTCTGTGACAATGGACCAGTGATCAAACTTGCTTCTGCTGACACAAGACTGCTGGAACTCATTGATTTTCTGATTGCTACACTCTCCGTCCTTGGGACTTTGGCTGTAAACGTGGTCTCCTACATCAATATCGTTACCACCATCATGCGCATGCCGTCAGCCACAGGGAGaaagaaggccttctccacttgtgCCTTCCACATCTTTGTGGTCTCCATCACTTACGGCAGCTGCATTTTCTTGTACATAAAACCAAATGGTACCAGCCACTTAGACTTCCGTAAGCCTGTGGCTATTCTTAACACTATTGTGTCTCCCCTTCTCAATCCATTCATCTACTGCTTGAGGAACAAACAAGTTCACGTTGCATTGAGAACTGTATTAAGAAAGCTTTCGGTGTGa